One stretch of Anas acuta chromosome W, bAnaAcu1.1, whole genome shotgun sequence DNA includes these proteins:
- the LOC137847009 gene encoding uncharacterized protein: MLIALISTLLRLFSKLSIIVHYFPYLLSVVLFILSGPWFQIIMVLCVVAMAYETMKYVVMTLTCYLYSVTSSTLYFGNCILETISNYTYCFFSLGSQSVEGKGEDIFPYLLTLPFSFTPPVSSWITLPSSFTTLLSPELVTIALQDIEYFWDTQNTIVLLFCLMNALQVLLKVKQLLGKLIQRSARRQDSCGWQGVWADMGRNLEQLAPPVCWKFTPEQWQNPQKLTECLKKRCHDSGSSKVTQIIVTCWGLAHAYRAAIDTAINLVTDPAATPSPVTDPTATMTPTVDSAAAPAPAPAATPDPVPAAAPAPAPATAPAPAPAAAPVPAPATAPAPAPAAAPVPAPAAAPAPAPAAAPAPAPEAAPAPAPEAAPAPAPTAAPVPAPATAPAPAPAPVAATAPVPATAPAPAAAPAPVAVSEKRAVAVQVDPAEGIPIPVTGSEKRAVAVQVDPAEGIPIPVTKSEKRAVAVQAAPVEKVKKWYRDSGRLERRESSANPGKASAKTRYRDDEDDDDAGPSRIQEEEDEDVEKSTVTTRSLNERELRDVRKDFGRCIGEQLVTWLLRCWDSGANCVELDGREAKRLGSLARDAGIDKAIADGAQSTSLWRRLLSAVRERYPFKEELLCLPGKWTTMEKGIQYLRELAVREVIYEDPDLRQTSKDPDEVKCTRPMWRKFVRSAPSSYASSLAIMAWKEDEEPTVDEAAKQLRQYEESLSSSLQACVSAVEKLSEKVHQLEENLLSSPPEPTSVHRPKENTWEKTLSEKVHQLEERLFSSAPVQSSVSAVRGRRSPTQGRRYGGYSPRATLWFYLRDHGEDMRKWDGKSTATLEARVRELQKKTIRKKGFSEKFAAPTSSRQSFKHRNEEDSDQD; encoded by the coding sequence atgctgattgctttaatctcaactctgctgcgcctgttttccaaattgagtattatagtacattattttccgtatttgctctctgtcgtgttgtttatcctctccgggccctggtttcagatcattatggtactgtgtgttgtagcaatggcttatgagacgatgaaatatgtggtcatgactctaacttgttatttgtattcagtaacatcgtcgactctgtactttggaaactgtatcttggaaactattagcaattatacctattgttttttttcattagggagtcaatctgtggaggggaaaggggaggatatttttccttacttgcttactctccctttctccttcaccccccctgtatcctcctggatcactctgccttcctccttcaccaccctcttatcccctgagcttgtcacaatagctctccaagatattgaatatttctgggatactcagaataccatagtcttgttgttctgcctcatgaatgcacttcaggttctgcttaaagttaaacaactacttgggaagctcatccagagatctgcccggaggcaggatagttgtgggtggcagggagtatgggcggATATGGGCAGGaatctagagcagttggcacccccagtgtgttggaaattcacccctgaacaatggcaaaatcctcaaaaactgacagaatgcttgaaaaaaaggtgtcatgattctggcagttccaaagtaacacaaatcattgtaacgtgctggggcctggctcatgcctatcgagctgccattgatactgctatcaacttagtgacagaccctgcggccactccaagccctgtgacagatccaacggccactatgacccctacggtggattctgcagccgctccagccccagctcctgcagccactccagatccggttcctgcagctgctccagctccagctcctgcaactgctccagctccagctcctgcagccgctccagtcccagctcctgcaactgctccagctccagctcctgcagccgctccagtcccagctcctgcagccgctccagctccagctcctgcagccgctccagccccagctcctgaagccgctccagctccagctcctgaagccgctccagctccagctcctactgctgctccagtcccagctcctgcaactgctccagctccagctccagctcctgtagccgctacagctccagttcctgcaactgctccagctcctgcagccgctccagctcctgtggccgtgtcagagaaacgagctgtagcagtgcaagttgaccctgcagagggtattccaatccctgtaacggggtcagagaaacgagctgtagcagtgcaagttgaccctgcagagggtattccaatccctgtaacaaagtcagagaaacgagcagtagcagtgcaagctgcccctgtagagaaggtgaaaaaatggtatagagattcaggtcgtttagaacgcagagagtcttctgccaatccaggtaaggcttctgccaaaactaggtatagagatgacgaagatgacgacgacgctgggccatcaaggattcaggaggaggaagatgaggatgtcgaaaaatcaacagtaactacccgaagcctaaacgagcgcgagctacgagatgtgcgaaaagattttggtcgctgtataggtgagcagcttgtcacctggctgctccggtgctgggactctggagccaattgtgtggaattagacggcagggaagccaagcggctgggatcccttgctcgagacgccggcattgacaaagcaattgcagatggagcacaatccaccagcctctggaggcgtctcctctcagctgtgagggaaaggtatcccttcaaggaagaacttttatgtctaccaggcaagtggaccactatggagaagggaatccagtacctgagggaattagccgtacgggaagtgatttatgaggatccagacctcagacaaacatccaaagatccagatgaagtcaagtgtacacgacccatgtggcggaagtttgtacggagtgcaccatcatcatatgccagctcattggcaataatggcctggaaagaggatgaggaacccacagtggatgaagcggctaaacaactccggcagtacgaagaaagtctctcctcttccttacaggcctgcgtctcagctgtggagaaactttctgaaaaggttcaccaacttgaagagaatctattgtcctccccacctgaaccaaccagtgtccaccgaccaaaagagaacacctgggagaaaacactttctgaaaaggttcaccaacttgaagagagattattctcctccgcacctgtacaaagcagtgtctcagctgtcaggggtaggcgttcacccacacaaggaagacgatatggtgggtactcaccccgtgccaccctgtggttttacttacgagaccatggagaggacatgagaaaatgggatggaaaatctaccgcgaccctagaggcacgggtacgtgagttgcaaaagaaaacaatcaggaaaaagggattctctgaaaagtttgctgctccaacttccagcagacagtccttcaaacacagaaatgaagaagattctgaccaggattag